A genomic window from Halorubrum trapanicum includes:
- a CDS encoding ABC transporter ATP-binding protein, whose protein sequence is MASTEPVGTTRSVESDDAAAEDSEDPAVEHRASAASNDAANDVADPVLSLSDVTKAFGPETAVDDVSLDVRSGELLTFLGPSGCGKTTTLRTIAGLEEPTEGEIALGDEVVAGDGSFVPPERRDVGIVFQNFALFPHLTVRENIAFGLADADAAESEARVDELLELVEMVDHGEKTPDQLSGGQKQRVALARSLAPEPEVLLLDEPFSNLDVRLRVEMREEVRRILKEAGVTAVSVTHDQEEALSISDRVAVMNDGKIEQVGRPESVFERPESKFVASFLGRASFLEGELRDGKVDTGIGRFDAVTLEGYDTVYDGAPVDVLVRPDDLRATPASPELADGVVTSRQYVGPSFVYRVELDSGEAVHCLHNHVEEFELDEPVSLELTADHPLAWYPR, encoded by the coding sequence ATGGCATCCACGGAACCAGTCGGCACGACGCGCTCGGTCGAGTCGGACGACGCGGCGGCCGAGGATTCGGAGGACCCGGCGGTCGAGCACCGGGCGAGCGCCGCCTCAAACGACGCGGCGAACGACGTCGCGGATCCCGTCCTGTCGCTGTCGGACGTCACGAAGGCGTTCGGCCCCGAGACCGCCGTCGACGACGTCTCGCTCGACGTTCGCTCCGGCGAGCTGCTGACGTTCCTCGGCCCCTCCGGGTGCGGCAAGACGACGACGCTGCGCACCATCGCGGGCCTCGAAGAGCCCACGGAAGGGGAGATCGCGCTCGGCGACGAGGTCGTCGCCGGCGACGGATCGTTCGTCCCCCCGGAGCGGCGCGACGTGGGCATCGTCTTCCAGAACTTCGCCTTATTCCCCCACCTCACCGTCCGCGAGAACATCGCGTTCGGACTCGCCGACGCCGACGCCGCGGAGAGCGAGGCGCGCGTCGACGAGCTGCTCGAACTCGTCGAGATGGTCGACCACGGCGAGAAGACGCCCGACCAGCTCTCCGGCGGGCAGAAACAGCGCGTCGCGCTCGCCCGCTCGCTCGCGCCCGAGCCCGAGGTGCTCCTCTTGGACGAGCCGTTCTCGAACCTCGACGTCCGCCTCCGCGTGGAGATGCGCGAGGAGGTCCGGCGCATCCTGAAGGAAGCCGGCGTCACCGCGGTCTCGGTCACCCACGACCAGGAGGAGGCGCTCTCCATCTCCGACCGCGTCGCCGTCATGAACGACGGGAAAATCGAGCAGGTGGGCCGCCCCGAGTCCGTCTTCGAGCGCCCCGAGTCGAAGTTCGTCGCCTCCTTCCTCGGGCGGGCGTCGTTCCTCGAGGGCGAGCTCCGCGACGGGAAGGTCGACACCGGGATCGGCCGCTTCGACGCCGTGACGCTGGAGGGGTACGACACCGTCTACGACGGCGCGCCCGTCGACGTCCTCGTGCGTCCCGACGACCTCCGCGCGACGCCGGCGAGCCCCGAGCTCGCCGACGGCGTCGTCACCTCGCGGCAGTACGTCGGCCCCTCGTTCGTCTACCGGGTCGAGCTCGACTCGGGCGAGGCGGTCCACTGCCTCCATAACCACGTCGAGGAGTTCGAACTCGACGAGCCCGTCTCCTTGGAGCTCACCGCGGACCACCCGCTGGCCTGGTACCCGCGGTAG
- a CDS encoding DUF58 domain-containing protein codes for MSDPSGAAVASEPEDSDSAGGEARSARREEAADSTAGGEADAAAADSASAAESTNTPTDRERRREVATDRWLGIAGAALALVGLGVLVRQSPLVLAGAVGVGYAVYARAGDAPTPALAVIRSVSDEAPAPGDEVHVTVRAENVGETALPDLRLVDGVPPGLAVVDGPARVATALRPGAAVTFEYTVRAARGDHEWEPLTAITRDAAGARERSTTLDAPTAIACTPELAAGGNLPLRGLTTVHHGRVPTDVGGAGVEFHATREYRRGDPLKRIDWNRRARTGELSTVELREERAATVVLLVDARESAYAAADPDAETAVEASVAAAGQAFSALLDGGDRVGIAALSPLDCWLPPGSGTVHAARGRETLATDPALAPTPSGERFYRSLWLRRFRRRLPADAQVLFFTPLVDDTAATLARRIDAHGHLVTVLSPDPTTAETAGQRLTTFERRGRLRSLRSAGIRALEWGDDSFPVAVAAATRRWSR; via the coding sequence GTGAGCGATCCGAGCGGCGCCGCGGTCGCGTCCGAGCCGGAGGACTCGGATTCCGCCGGCGGCGAGGCGAGAAGCGCGAGGCGAGAGGAGGCGGCCGACTCGACCGCGGGCGGCGAAGCGGACGCGGCGGCGGCCGACAGCGCCTCGGCGGCGGAGTCGACGAACACCCCGACCGATCGCGAGCGCCGGCGCGAGGTGGCGACCGACCGCTGGCTGGGGATCGCCGGCGCGGCGCTGGCGCTGGTCGGCCTCGGCGTACTCGTCAGGCAGTCGCCGCTGGTGCTCGCGGGCGCGGTCGGCGTCGGCTACGCCGTGTACGCGCGGGCGGGCGACGCGCCGACGCCGGCGCTCGCAGTGATCCGTTCCGTGAGCGACGAGGCGCCGGCCCCCGGCGACGAGGTACACGTGACCGTCCGCGCCGAGAACGTCGGGGAGACGGCGCTCCCGGACCTCCGGCTCGTCGACGGCGTCCCGCCGGGGCTGGCGGTCGTCGACGGCCCGGCGCGGGTCGCGACGGCGCTACGGCCCGGGGCGGCGGTGACGTTCGAGTACACGGTGCGCGCCGCGCGGGGAGACCACGAGTGGGAACCGCTGACCGCGATCACGCGCGACGCGGCCGGAGCGCGCGAGCGCTCAACGACGCTCGACGCGCCGACCGCGATCGCCTGTACGCCCGAGCTGGCAGCCGGCGGGAACCTCCCCCTGCGCGGGCTGACGACCGTCCACCACGGGCGGGTGCCGACCGACGTGGGGGGCGCCGGCGTCGAGTTCCACGCGACGCGGGAGTACCGCCGCGGGGACCCGCTGAAGCGGATCGACTGGAACCGGCGGGCGCGGACGGGCGAGCTGTCGACCGTCGAGCTGCGCGAGGAGCGCGCCGCTACCGTCGTGCTGCTCGTCGACGCCCGCGAGTCCGCGTACGCCGCGGCCGACCCCGACGCCGAGACAGCGGTGGAGGCGAGCGTCGCGGCCGCCGGCCAGGCGTTCTCCGCGCTCCTCGACGGCGGCGACCGGGTCGGGATCGCGGCGCTGTCGCCGCTGGACTGCTGGCTCCCGCCCGGCAGCGGGACCGTCCACGCCGCCCGAGGGCGCGAGACGCTGGCGACCGACCCGGCGCTCGCGCCCACCCCGAGCGGCGAGCGGTTCTACCGGTCGCTGTGGCTCCGGCGGTTCCGCCGGCGGCTCCCGGCCGACGCGCAGGTGCTGTTCTTCACCCCCCTGGTCGACGACACCGCGGCGACGCTCGCCCGTCGGATCGACGCGCACGGGCACCTCGTGACGGTGCTCTCGCCGGACCCGACGACGGCCGAGACTGCCGGCCAGCGGCTGACGACCTTCGAGCGCCGCGGGCGGCTGCGGTCGCTCCGGTCGGCGGGGATCCGCGCGCTGGAGTGGGGCGACGACTCCTTCCCGGTCGCCGTCGCGGCCGCGACGAGGCGGTGGTCGCGATGA
- the purL gene encoding phosphoribosylformylglycinamidine synthase subunit PurL has protein sequence MSLSDADRELVTAELGREPTAAEAALFENLWSEHCAYRSSRPLLSAFDSEGDQVVVGPGDDAAVLALPDPEAADRPASERDADDYGDTYVTFGVESHNHPSFVDPFDGAATGVGGIVRDTMSMGAYPIGLLDSLYFGGFDRERSRYLFEGVVEGISHYGNCIGVPTVGGSVAFHGGYEGNPLVNVACVGVTNEDRLVTATAQEPGNKLVLVGNGTGRDGLGGASFASEDLAEDAETEDRPAVQVGDPYAEKRLIECNEALVDENLVLSARDLGAAGLGGASSELVAKGGLGARIDLDKVHQREPKMNAMEILLAESQERMCYEVAPGDVDRVADLAERFDLGCSVIGEVTDGNYVCEFADDTDADPADREVVVDAPAEFLADGAPMNDLASEPPSEPERDLPDEEPPLDEAVAAVLSAPSTASKRWVYRQYDHEVGTRTAVKPGDDAALLAVRETEREDDSADGVGLALASGANPKWTAVAPYEGARAVALENATNLAATGAVPLAAVDCLNGGNPEKPDVYGAFEGIVDGLADACAALDTPVVGGNVSLYNDSVEGPIPPTPTLAVLGTTRGYSAPPAALDADRAGDSELLLVGAGGDALGGSEYLAHAGGSDRFPTLPDESGAADDLGGLVASLSAAARHESTLAAHDVSEGGLAVALAELVTDDAGVEATLPDRVAVFDETPGRLLVQTTEPEAVAAEVGDLPVFRLGDVTTDGTLSLTVDDESIALSADAVRDRRDVIERELA, from the coding sequence ATGAGTCTGTCCGATGCGGACCGCGAGCTCGTGACCGCGGAGCTCGGTCGGGAGCCGACGGCGGCCGAGGCCGCGCTGTTCGAGAACCTCTGGAGCGAACACTGCGCGTACCGCTCCTCGCGGCCCCTGCTGTCGGCGTTCGACAGCGAGGGCGACCAGGTCGTGGTCGGCCCCGGCGACGACGCCGCGGTCCTCGCGCTGCCCGACCCCGAGGCGGCGGACCGGCCGGCGAGCGAGCGCGACGCCGACGACTACGGCGACACCTACGTCACCTTCGGCGTCGAGAGCCACAACCACCCCTCCTTCGTCGACCCGTTCGACGGCGCGGCCACCGGCGTCGGCGGCATCGTCCGCGACACGATGAGCATGGGCGCGTACCCGATCGGCCTCCTCGACTCGCTGTACTTCGGCGGCTTCGACCGCGAGCGATCCCGCTACCTCTTCGAGGGCGTCGTCGAGGGTATCTCCCACTACGGCAACTGTATCGGCGTCCCGACCGTCGGCGGCAGCGTCGCCTTCCACGGCGGCTACGAGGGGAACCCCCTCGTCAACGTCGCCTGCGTCGGCGTCACGAACGAGGACCGACTCGTCACGGCCACCGCCCAGGAGCCGGGCAACAAGCTGGTCCTCGTCGGCAACGGCACCGGTCGCGACGGGCTCGGCGGCGCCTCCTTCGCCTCGGAGGATCTCGCCGAGGACGCCGAGACCGAGGACCGCCCCGCGGTCCAGGTCGGCGACCCCTACGCGGAGAAGCGGCTGATCGAGTGTAACGAGGCCCTCGTGGACGAGAATCTCGTCCTCTCGGCCCGCGACCTCGGTGCGGCCGGCCTCGGCGGCGCCTCCTCCGAACTCGTCGCGAAGGGCGGGCTCGGCGCGCGGATCGACCTCGACAAGGTCCACCAGCGCGAGCCGAAGATGAACGCGATGGAGATCCTGCTCGCCGAGAGCCAAGAGCGGATGTGCTACGAGGTCGCGCCCGGCGACGTCGACCGCGTCGCCGACCTCGCCGAGCGGTTCGACCTCGGCTGCTCGGTGATCGGCGAGGTGACCGACGGGAACTACGTCTGCGAGTTCGCGGACGACACGGACGCCGATCCGGCCGACCGCGAGGTCGTCGTCGACGCGCCCGCCGAGTTCCTCGCCGACGGCGCCCCGATGAACGACCTCGCGAGCGAGCCGCCGAGCGAGCCCGAGCGCGACCTCCCCGACGAGGAGCCCCCGCTCGACGAGGCGGTCGCGGCCGTCCTCTCGGCCCCCTCGACGGCGAGCAAGCGCTGGGTGTACCGCCAGTACGACCACGAGGTCGGGACGCGGACCGCGGTGAAACCGGGCGACGACGCCGCGCTGCTCGCAGTTCGCGAGACAGAGCGGGAGGACGATTCCGCCGACGGCGTCGGCCTCGCGCTCGCCTCCGGCGCGAACCCGAAGTGGACCGCGGTCGCGCCGTACGAGGGCGCCCGCGCCGTCGCGCTGGAGAACGCGACGAACCTCGCCGCGACCGGCGCGGTCCCGCTCGCGGCGGTCGACTGCCTCAACGGCGGCAACCCGGAGAAGCCGGACGTGTACGGCGCGTTCGAGGGGATCGTCGACGGGCTCGCGGACGCCTGCGCCGCGCTCGATACGCCCGTCGTCGGCGGCAACGTCTCGCTGTACAACGACAGCGTCGAGGGGCCGATCCCGCCGACGCCGACGCTCGCGGTGCTGGGCACGACGCGGGGGTATTCGGCCCCGCCGGCCGCGCTCGACGCCGACCGCGCGGGCGACTCCGAACTCCTCCTCGTCGGCGCTGGCGGCGACGCGCTCGGGGGCTCCGAGTACCTCGCGCACGCCGGCGGGAGCGACCGGTTCCCGACGCTGCCCGACGAGTCCGGCGCGGCCGACGACCTCGGCGGCCTCGTCGCGTCGCTTTCGGCGGCCGCCCGCCACGAGTCGACACTGGCGGCCCACGACGTGAGCGAGGGCGGGCTCGCGGTCGCGCTCGCCGAACTGGTGACCGACGACGCGGGCGTCGAGGCGACGCTGCCCGACCGCGTCGCGGTCTTCGACGAGACGCCCGGCCGCCTCCTCGTCCAGACGACAGAGCCCGAGGCGGTCGCGGCGGAGGTCGGCGACCTCCCGGTCTTCCGGCTCGGCGACGTGACGACGGACGGCACCCTCTCGCTGACGGTCGACGACGAGTCGATCGCGCTCTCGGCCGACGCGGTCCGCGACCGCCGCGACGTGATCGAGCGCGAGCTGGCCTAA
- a CDS encoding DUF4129 domain-containing protein translates to MKRDAMVAVAVALLALVALGVAAATLDTAVDTGSGGFGGTGGEAPSVGEDDGDPGVLASSGEAGRLSVSGLCFPSLREPPAVVTLLVGLALIAAVTYRDTASPFASAAVTGVVGAPIATLFWVLSTCRSAAGAVSASLGLGGNGSSLLPAGAAGGGGFGSGEGAASAPQLLFALVVVVAVIASVAALLLAGGDDEADGDAAGRAEEQAEDSPDLDAIGRTAGEAADRIESSDADNEVYRAWRDMTDVLDVERPASSTPAEFATAAVDAGVDEEPVTALTEVFERVRYGGEDPTDDRERRAVEALRRIEERHGGDS, encoded by the coding sequence GTGAAGCGGGACGCCATGGTCGCCGTCGCGGTCGCCCTCCTCGCCCTCGTCGCGCTCGGCGTCGCGGCCGCGACGCTGGACACCGCCGTCGACACGGGCAGCGGCGGGTTCGGCGGGACCGGCGGGGAGGCGCCGAGCGTCGGCGAGGACGACGGAGATCCGGGAGTGCTCGCCTCGTCCGGCGAGGCCGGCCGGCTCTCCGTGTCCGGACTCTGTTTCCCCTCGCTCAGGGAGCCGCCAGCAGTGGTGACGCTCCTCGTCGGGCTGGCGCTGATCGCCGCAGTGACGTACCGCGACACCGCGTCGCCGTTCGCGAGCGCCGCCGTCACCGGCGTGGTCGGCGCCCCGATCGCGACCCTCTTCTGGGTGCTGTCGACGTGCCGGTCGGCAGCGGGCGCCGTCTCGGCGTCGCTCGGCCTCGGCGGCAACGGGAGCAGCCTGCTGCCGGCCGGCGCCGCGGGCGGCGGCGGGTTCGGCAGCGGGGAGGGCGCGGCGTCGGCGCCGCAGCTCCTGTTCGCGCTCGTCGTCGTCGTCGCGGTGATCGCCAGCGTCGCCGCGCTCCTCCTCGCCGGCGGCGACGACGAAGCAGACGGGGACGCGGCCGGTCGGGCCGAGGAGCAGGCCGAGGACTCCCCCGACCTCGACGCGATCGGCCGGACCGCCGGCGAGGCCGCCGACCGGATCGAGTCGTCGGACGCGGACAACGAGGTGTACCGGGCGTGGCGGGACATGACCGACGTTCTCGACGTCGAGCGCCCGGCCTCCTCGACGCCGGCCGAGTTCGCGACCGCCGCGGTCGACGCCGGCGTCGACGAGGAGCCCGTGACCGCGCTCACCGAGGTGTTCGAGCGCGTGCGCTACGGCGGCGAGGACCCGACCGACGACCGCGAGCGCCGCGCCGTCGAGGCGCTGCGCCGGATCGAGGAGCGACACGGGGGCGACTCGTGA
- a CDS encoding ATP-binding protein, with translation MTDPRDRELRRYETILDSLDDAVYAVRPDGTIAYVNDRYAEMKGVSREELIGTNIYDWVTEEAAEKAREVRREIEAGERTAGAVEYEFLTADGDRFPVEMRFNRLVDGQIEDGEIEDGEIEDGEIEDGEIEDGEIEDGEIEDGEIGDRASELDRVGVIRDVRERKRREEELRENNERLEEFASIVSHDLRNPLNVAQGRLDLAREEHDSDHLDAVADAHERMETLIEDLLTLARDGEGVEDPERVQLREFAETCWEGVETASASLRVETDRAISADRSRLRQLFENLLRNSVEHTGKDVTVTVGDLDGGFYVADDGPGIPESDRERVFETGYSTSDDGTGFGLEIVATVAAAHGWDVRVADAADGGARFEFTGVDVLD, from the coding sequence ATGACGGACCCCCGGGACAGGGAGCTACGGCGGTACGAGACGATCCTCGACTCGCTCGACGACGCGGTCTACGCCGTGCGTCCCGACGGGACCATCGCGTACGTCAACGATCGGTACGCCGAGATGAAGGGCGTGAGCCGGGAGGAGCTGATCGGAACGAACATCTACGACTGGGTGACCGAGGAGGCCGCGGAGAAGGCCAGGGAGGTACGCCGCGAGATCGAAGCGGGAGAGCGAACCGCCGGCGCGGTCGAGTACGAGTTCCTCACCGCGGACGGCGACCGGTTCCCGGTGGAGATGCGGTTCAATCGGCTCGTCGACGGGCAGATCGAGGACGGAGAGATCGAAGACGGAGAGATCGAAGACGGAGAGATCGAAGACGGAGAGATCGAAGACGGAGAGATCGAAGACGGAGAGATCGAAGACGGAGAGATCGGAGACAGGGCGTCCGAGCTCGACCGCGTCGGCGTCATCCGGGACGTCCGCGAGCGGAAGCGGCGCGAGGAGGAGCTCCGGGAGAACAACGAGCGGCTCGAGGAGTTCGCGAGCATCGTCTCGCACGACCTCCGGAACCCCCTCAACGTCGCGCAGGGGCGGCTCGACCTCGCTCGCGAGGAACACGACTCCGACCACCTCGACGCCGTCGCCGACGCCCACGAGCGGATGGAGACGCTCATCGAGGACCTCCTGACGCTCGCCCGCGACGGCGAGGGCGTCGAGGACCCGGAACGGGTCCAGCTCCGGGAGTTCGCCGAGACGTGTTGGGAGGGCGTCGAGACCGCGTCGGCCTCGCTCCGGGTCGAGACCGACCGCGCGATCAGTGCGGACCGGAGCCGGCTCAGACAGCTCTTCGAGAACCTCCTGCGGAACAGCGTGGAACACACGGGCAAAGACGTCACGGTGACGGTCGGCGACCTCGACGGCGGCTTCTACGTCGCCGACGACGGCCCGGGAATCCCCGAGAGCGACCGCGAGAGGGTGTTCGAGACGGGGTACTCCACGAGCGACGACGGGACCGGGTTCGGCCTCGAAATCGTCGCGACGGTCGCGGCGGCCCACGGCTGGGACGTCCGTGTCGCCGACGCCGCGGACGGCGGCGCCCGGTTCGAGTTCACCGGAGTCGACGTGCTCGACTGA
- a CDS encoding lactate utilization protein C, with protein MSAESIATFESSLDEVGVECVRTTAGGFESTLAPLLDDPAVGAPLPFDGVSLPESVNADPTVAELEAAATGVTAAGYGIADYGSVVIQGGAAGEEPVSLYADEHVAVVGADDVLPDMDAAFDRLAADVREGAGQSIIATGPSATADMGALVKGAHGPMDVTVVLLEDR; from the coding sequence ATGTCAGCCGAGTCAATCGCGACCTTCGAGTCGTCGCTCGACGAGGTCGGCGTCGAGTGCGTCCGGACGACCGCCGGCGGGTTCGAGTCGACGCTGGCGCCGCTCCTCGACGACCCCGCGGTCGGCGCGCCGCTCCCGTTCGACGGCGTCTCGCTCCCCGAGAGCGTGAACGCCGACCCGACGGTCGCGGAGCTCGAGGCCGCGGCGACGGGGGTCACCGCCGCCGGGTACGGCATCGCAGACTACGGCTCCGTGGTGATCCAGGGCGGGGCCGCCGGCGAGGAGCCGGTGAGCCTGTACGCGGACGAGCACGTCGCGGTCGTCGGCGCGGACGACGTCCTCCCGGACATGGACGCCGCGTTCGACCGCCTCGCCGCGGACGTCCGCGAGGGCGCGGGCCAGTCGATCATCGCGACCGGGCCGAGCGCCACCGCGGACATGGGCGCGCTCGTGAAGGGGGCCCACGGGCCGATGGACGTCACCGTCGTCTTACTGGAGGACAGGTAG
- a CDS encoding LUD domain-containing protein, which produces MSAENRRQKAEHIRNLLETEGDSVQQNTRVFNEGRYESTAKLDDYERLKDEARAIKEDAIERLPELVDEVTEAVEANGGTVYLADDAADANRYITEVVDGRTAVKSKSMTSEEIEVNEALEADGADVWETDLAEFVLQIADEAPSHIVAPAIHKSREEIADLFEEVFDPEDPPETAEELTRFAREHLGEKIRDADVGMTGANFVTADTGSLALVTSEGNARKCVQATDTHVAVAGVEKVIPSVEDLQPFVELIGRSGTGQDITSYVSLFTPPTDSPTFGDEALESGDGRDFHLVLIDNGRMEMRDDDQLRETLYCIRCSACANSCANFQHVGGHAFGGETYSGGIATGWEAGVHGEDSAAEFNDLCTGCSRCVNQCPVKIDIPWINTVVRDRINRGKDGDLDFLVEGLTPDEDPGGVDLQKRLFGNFDTLAKLGSAFAPLSNWVAGAGPARSVLERTLGVDSRRELPEFERESLVDWFADRGSRVDPDAARERVALYPDAYTNYVRTERGKAAVRVLEALDVHVDVPAAGESGRAPLSQGMVATARSNAEGVYDALAPAVAADRDVVVIEPSDLAMFHREYERLLPTEEYEALRGNSYEVMEYVYGLLENGADLGALPGGDGERVAYHSHCQQRTLDLEPYTTAVLDDAGFDVATSDVECCGMAGSFGYKSEYYDLSVDVGETLADQFTTDETADRTVVASGTSCLEQLDALLTRRPAHPVRLLDARRDRR; this is translated from the coding sequence ATGAGCGCCGAAAACCGCCGGCAGAAGGCCGAGCATATCCGGAACCTCCTCGAAACCGAGGGCGACAGCGTCCAGCAGAACACGCGGGTGTTCAACGAGGGGCGCTACGAGTCCACCGCGAAGCTCGACGACTACGAGCGGCTGAAAGACGAGGCCCGGGCGATCAAGGAGGACGCCATCGAGCGGCTCCCGGAGCTCGTCGACGAGGTGACCGAGGCCGTCGAGGCGAACGGGGGGACCGTCTACCTCGCCGACGACGCCGCCGACGCGAACCGTTACATCACGGAGGTCGTCGACGGCCGCACCGCCGTGAAGTCGAAGTCGATGACCAGCGAGGAGATCGAGGTGAACGAGGCGCTGGAGGCGGACGGCGCCGACGTCTGGGAGACCGACCTCGCCGAGTTCGTCCTCCAGATCGCCGACGAGGCCCCGTCGCACATCGTCGCCCCGGCGATCCACAAGTCGCGCGAGGAGATCGCCGACCTGTTCGAGGAGGTGTTCGACCCGGAGGACCCGCCGGAGACCGCCGAGGAGCTGACGCGGTTCGCCCGCGAACACCTCGGCGAGAAGATCCGCGACGCCGACGTCGGGATGACGGGCGCGAACTTCGTCACGGCCGACACCGGGTCGCTCGCGCTCGTGACGAGCGAGGGCAACGCCCGGAAGTGCGTCCAGGCGACCGACACCCACGTCGCGGTCGCGGGCGTCGAGAAGGTGATCCCCAGCGTCGAGGACCTCCAGCCGTTCGTCGAGCTCATCGGCCGGTCGGGGACGGGGCAGGACATCACCTCCTACGTCTCGCTTTTCACGCCCCCGACCGACTCGCCGACGTTCGGCGACGAGGCGCTGGAGTCCGGCGACGGGCGCGACTTCCACCTCGTGTTGATCGACAACGGCCGGATGGAGATGCGCGACGACGACCAGCTCCGGGAGACGCTGTACTGCATCCGGTGTTCGGCGTGCGCGAACTCCTGCGCGAACTTCCAGCACGTCGGCGGCCACGCCTTCGGCGGCGAGACGTACTCCGGCGGGATCGCGACCGGCTGGGAGGCGGGCGTCCACGGCGAGGACAGCGCCGCCGAGTTCAACGACCTCTGTACGGGGTGTAGCCGCTGCGTGAACCAGTGTCCGGTGAAGATCGACATCCCGTGGATCAACACCGTCGTCCGCGACCGGATCAACCGGGGGAAGGACGGCGACCTCGACTTCCTCGTGGAGGGGCTCACCCCGGACGAGGACCCGGGCGGCGTCGACCTCCAGAAGCGGCTGTTCGGGAACTTCGACACGCTCGCGAAGCTCGGGTCGGCGTTCGCGCCGCTCTCGAACTGGGTCGCCGGGGCCGGTCCCGCCCGGTCGGTGTTAGAGCGGACGCTCGGCGTCGACAGCCGCCGCGAGCTCCCGGAGTTCGAGCGCGAGTCCCTCGTCGACTGGTTCGCGGACCGCGGGTCGCGGGTCGACCCCGACGCCGCGCGCGAGCGCGTCGCGCTGTACCCCGACGCGTACACGAACTACGTGCGCACCGAGCGGGGGAAGGCCGCCGTCCGCGTCCTCGAGGCGCTGGACGTCCACGTCGACGTGCCGGCCGCCGGGGAGAGCGGGCGCGCGCCGCTCTCGCAGGGGATGGTCGCGACCGCGCGGTCGAACGCCGAGGGCGTGTACGACGCGCTCGCGCCCGCGGTCGCGGCGGACCGGGACGTGGTCGTGATCGAGCCGTCCGACCTGGCGATGTTCCACCGCGAGTACGAGCGGCTCCTCCCGACGGAGGAGTACGAGGCGCTGAGGGGGAACAGCTACGAGGTGATGGAGTACGTGTACGGCCTGCTGGAGAACGGCGCCGACCTCGGCGCGCTCCCCGGCGGCGACGGCGAGCGGGTCGCCTACCACAGCCACTGCCAGCAGCGCACGCTCGACCTGGAGCCGTACACGACGGCGGTCCTCGACGACGCCGGGTTCGACGTGGCGACCTCGGACGTGGAGTGTTGCGGCATGGCCGGCAGCTTCGGCTACAAGTCCGAGTACTACGACCTCAGCGTCGACGTCGGCGAGACGCTCGCCGACCAGTTCACGACGGACGAGACCGCGGACCGGACGGTCGTCGCCAGCGGCACCTCCTGTCTCGAACAGCTCGACGCGCTGCTCACGCGGCGGCCCGCCCACCCGGTCCGGCTCCTCGACGCGCGGCGAGACCGTCGGTGA
- a CDS encoding MBL fold metallo-hydrolase: MKRIQLGNTVFEGENDAYLLDGETTALVDTGVALPDVRGELADGLAEYDLAFADVDAVVLTHWHPDHAGLAGEIQAAGGADVYVHEADAALVDGTETPLFADRDLQRETFERWGMPAADRERLTDFFSAVSADLSGEPADVTTFGDGDAIEAGGVELEALHLPGHTAGLSGFAFDPRTVPDHDPVGGENATEEVFTGDALLPKYTPNVGGADVRVEGALAAYAESLARIVDRDFDAAHPGHRWRIDEPSRRAATILDHHRHRTRRVIEVLADREAATAWEVSAALFGSLEDIHVLHGPGEAFSHLDHLANAGVVERDGTAYRLVDPDPDVDALFPTTPLDDLVDGSDDA; encoded by the coding sequence GTGAAACGGATCCAGCTCGGCAACACCGTCTTCGAGGGCGAAAACGACGCGTACCTGCTCGACGGCGAGACGACCGCGCTCGTCGACACCGGCGTCGCGCTCCCGGACGTTCGCGGGGAGTTGGCCGACGGCCTCGCCGAGTACGACCTCGCGTTCGCCGACGTCGACGCCGTCGTCCTCACCCATTGGCACCCGGACCACGCGGGGCTCGCGGGCGAGATCCAGGCCGCAGGGGGCGCCGACGTGTACGTCCACGAGGCCGACGCCGCCCTCGTCGACGGGACGGAGACGCCCCTGTTCGCCGACCGCGACCTCCAGCGCGAGACGTTCGAGCGGTGGGGGATGCCCGCGGCCGACCGCGAGCGACTGACTGACTTCTTTTCGGCGGTCAGCGCGGACCTCTCCGGAGAGCCCGCGGACGTGACGACGTTCGGGGACGGCGACGCGATCGAGGCCGGCGGCGTCGAGCTCGAAGCCCTCCACCTGCCGGGCCACACCGCCGGCCTCTCCGGGTTCGCGTTCGACCCCCGAACCGTCCCCGACCACGACCCCGTGGGGGGAGAGAATGCGACAGAGGAGGTCTTCACCGGCGACGCGCTGCTCCCGAAGTACACCCCGAACGTCGGCGGCGCGGACGTGCGCGTCGAGGGCGCGCTCGCGGCGTACGCCGAGAGCCTCGCGCGGATCGTCGACCGCGACTTCGACGCGGCCCACCCTGGCCACCGGTGGCGGATCGACGAGCCGAGCCGGCGCGCGGCGACGATCCTCGACCACCACCGCCACCGGACCCGCCGGGTGATCGAGGTCCTCGCCGACCGCGAGGCCGCGACCGCGTGGGAGGTGTCGGCCGCGCTGTTCGGCTCGCTCGAAGACATTCACGTCCTCCACGGCCCCGGAGAGGCGTTCTCGCACCTCGACCACCTCGCAAACGCGGGGGTCGTCGAACGCGACGGGACCGCGTACCGCCTCGTCGACCCCGACCCCGACGTGGACGCGCTGTTCCCGACGACGCCCCTCGACGACCTCGTCGACGGGAGCGACGACGCGTAA